CGCCCACTCGGATGTCCGTCTGCGACGCACCCGGGACTCGGTTCGACCTTCAGGGGCGGTGCCCGCCTGGGCCCCTCAGGCAAACACCTGGTTGCGGATCTTCCAAGACCAGTGGGGCGCCGGCGCGGGCAACATGGCCAGGTCCTCAGGTAGCGCCGGCCATCGCGTCGTACTCGACGTCGGGCACTTCTTCGGCGCAAAGTTCAAGCCTTGGCAGGCCGTCAGGGTGGCCCACCGGATCGGGCAAGCCGCCAAGGTCGCCAGCGTTGCCATCACGGTGGCCATCGAAGTGGGTGGGGTCATCGCCCAAGAGCGGGCACAGGTGGACGCCGAGCGACGGCGCGCGGCGCGCAGGAAGGCGCTGGTGGATGAAGTCCAGCGACAGGCCGGCGAGATTGTGGACCAGGCGCTGCGGGACGTCCGCCTGAACGTGGATCCGATCTTCACCGGCGCGTACGCGCAGATCGACAAGGTGCACGACGACATCATTGCTGCGCAAGATCGCCGATCAGCTCTCTCAGAGGAACTGGAGGCTATTCGCGCCGAGGCGTCGACGGTCGTCGCCGGACTGACGACCCAGACGCTAACCGAAGGGAAAGCGGGCACCCCCTGAGCCATCCTCGTGATGCGACCGAGAGCCTTCGAAGCCGGACGCTTTGGCTGCATGCCAACGACAGTCAGCAGACGGCCGTTGGACTCGCCAGGCTGATGGCAAACTACGACGTCGCCCACCTATTCGTGGACCTGACCGAGTAGGCGCGTCTACCAGACACCGTGGCCAACGGCGCTTGGATGCGCTTAAGCACTCAAAGGAGGTCGCTGGAAAGGGGATCCCCGCGATGTCCGTGCAGTTCTCGTGCAAGTTGATGGATCTAGCGACGGTCCGTGCCGCACCCCTGACGGCACCATCCTGCTCTGTAAGGTCGCCGCGTCACCCGGACACCGGTGAGTCGCCTAGCGGCCCGTCCTTTGACCTGACTCGTGCCACTTTTCGTCGCTGTCGACGATCCGGTGAGTGTTTGCGCTGGTCAGAGTGGGTGAGGATGCGCGCGTTGACACACTAAGCGGGCCGGTAGGGTCGCCCTCGTGGTGTTCGTTCGGAAGGTCCGGACGGCCTGCGGGGCCACGGCGGTGCAGATCGCCGAGCGTCAGGGTGGGCGGGATCGGGTGCTCGAGCATCTCGGGTCGGCGCACACCGAGTCCGAGCTGGCCGCGCTGGTCGCGGCGGCCCGACGGAAGGTGTACCCGGGCCAGGGCGAGCTGGACCTGAGCGCCGGCGCGGTGCCGGCCGGGCACGCGATGATCACCTCGAAGTCCAGCGCGGTGCTGTGGCAGGTCCTGACGAGCGCGTACACGCGGTTGGGGTTCGACGCCGTCGGGGATGAGTCGTTCAAGCAGCTGGTGCTGGCCCCGATCATCGAGCCGACTTCCAAGGCCGACTCGCTGCGGGTGCTGGACGAGATCGGTGTCGGGCATGCCTCGTTGCGCACGATGTTCCGGTCGCTGGCCCGCGCTCAGGAGCGGGGCTACCGCGACGTGATCGCGACCGCGTGCTTCATCCACGCCGCCGCGAGCGGCGATGTCTCGTTGTGCCTGTATGACGTGACGACGCTGTACTTCGAGGCCGAGAACGAGGACGAGCTGCGCAAGGTCGGCTACTCCAAAGAACGCTGGGTCGACCCCCAGATCGTCGTCGGCCTCCTGGTCGACCGGGCCGGGTTCCCGCTCGAGATCGGCTGCTCGGAGGGCAACACCGCCGAGACGACCACAATCATCCCGGTCATCCGCCAGTTCCAGGAACGGCATTCACGGTCCGACATGGTCGTCGTCGCGGACGCCGGGACGCTGTCCGCCTCGAATCTCAAGGACCTCGACGCTGCCGGGTTGCGGTTCATCGTCGGCTCCCGCGTCACGAAGGCGCCGGCCGACCTGGCCTCGCACTTCCGCTGGCACGGGGACGCGTTCACCGACGGGCAGCTCATAGACACCATCACGCCCCGCGTGGCCACCAAGACCGCGCATGCGGTGAACGACGCGAGCAAGCGGGCTGAGCCGGTGTGGGACCCGGACGTGCACGACCGGTCGTGGCGGGCGGTGTGGGCCTACTCCCGCAAGAGGGCCGCCCGCGACGGGAGAACCCTGACGTTGCAGGAGAACCGGGCCCGGGCCGTCGTCGCCGGCGAGAAGGCTGCCCGCACGCCGCGGTTCGTCACCACCAAGCACGGCACCCAGACCCTTGACGAGGCCTCCCTGGCCCGTGCCCGGCGGCTGGCCGGGCTGAAGGGCTACGTGACCAACATTCCCGCCGACGTGATGCCGGCCAGTGAGGTCATCGCCAGCTACCACGACCTGTGGCACGTCGAGGCCTCGTTCCGGATGAGCAAGAGCGACCTGAAAGCCCGGCCGATCTTCCACCACACCCGCGAGTCGATCGAGGCCCACCTGACCACCGTCTTCGCGGCCCTGGCCGTCGCCCGCTACCTGCAAGACGCGACCGGCATGAGCATCAAGAAGATCATCCGGACGCTACGGCCGCTGCAACTGATGACCCTGACCATCGCCGGCCACGAGCATACCGCGGCCGAACCCCTCACCGAGGCGGCCCGCGAAATCATCGCCGCGACCGGCACCGAGTGGCCGACACACTAAAGCGGCACGACTCGGGAGGTCAAGGCGCCCTGTTCGACGTGTGGCGCTTCCACGCGTTCTTCACCACCACCGACCCCGACGTGCTGGACACCGTGGCCGCGGACCAGCTCCACCGGCACCACGCGATCATCGAGCAGGTCCACGCCGACCTGAAGAACTCCCCCCTCGCGCACCTGCCCTCCGGGAAGTTCACCGCCAACGCCGCCTGGCTCGTGCTCGCCGTGATCGCCTTCAACCTCACCCGCGCCGCCGCGACCGTGACCGGCGAACCCACCCTGGCGAAGTCCACAACCGCGACGATCCGCCGCAAGCTGATCGCGGTCCCGGCCCGAGTCGCGTCCTCCGCCCGCCGCGTCACCTTGCACCTGCCCCAGGACTGGCCCTGGGAGACCGCGTGGACCAAGCTGTTCACGCTCGGCTGCGGACCACCAGCAGCGGCCGCACGGACCTGACCACCCCTGCCCGCGACGGCACGAACGACCCCACCGTGGAACACTCCGACAGCGAGGCCGGGCGATCAACCACGCCCCCACCCCACCGTCAGCCCGCGAACCCAATCAGGCCGTCCTCCAGCTGGGATCGGTGGATTGAGGCTTAGCCGGACCCCCAAGGAGGCTTGTTCGGTTGGACGCGATGATCGCGATGGGCGAGCGTCACACCCCTAATTGACGTGGCCGAGTCGTGGGCGAACATTCAACCTCTCTGCGCCTCAGGACGGCGTCGCGACCTCCAATGCCTACAGAGCTGATGTCGGATGGTGGGTCGGCGGCTGCGGACTAGGCCTACAGTCCAGCTGCGACCAAGTCGATGACAAGCTCTGCGCCGACCTGGACGCGATCTCGCGTGTCCACTACCGCCCCTTCGACGGCCTTCTGCGGGATCACCACAACGTGCCCGCCCTCGGTTGCAACCAGATCTAGGCGGGAGTCGAGGATCAACTCCAGCGCCCGGCCGTACTCATCGAGCCCGCTCTTGAGGGCGATTCCCGCCTTGATGCTCCGCAGGCCAACCCCGCTGCGCTTGAACTGCATCCAGCGGGGTGTCGTGGAGTAGCCGTAGAACCAAGGATCCTTTACTTCCGCCGGGGATCCGGCCTCGCGCCAGATGGCGTAGAGGTACGGGTCGCGGTAGTAACTGCGCTGCACGGTCTTGTCGAGCATGGTCATTTCGTAGCCCAGCGCGTGGTCGGCGCCGTAATAGATGCCGGAGCGACCTTCCCTCATGCAGTCGTAGCGGGCGAGGTAGTAGCGCCAGTCGAAGTCGGCGGAGGCACCGCGCCTCTCGATGAACGCGCTGATCACTTCGTCCATCCGTTGGGTGGTCGAACCGACGCCCTCAGCAAGGTCGTCGAGCAGCTGGGTGACGACGCCACCGGTGCGCGACAGACTGGCGCGGTCACCGCGGTCGACCAGAAGTGTCCGCCACACGCTCTCGGCCGTCGGTGAACCGAAGAGGTGATAGTCCGACTTCGGGTAATCGCGCTGGTACGGGCCCGTGGCGACCAGAGCCGCCGTTAGCCTCGACCAGGCGGACGGCGCGAACGCTTGTTCGAACGTCTCGGCGCGAGTAGGGAGGGCTTCGTCCAACTCGAATGCCGCCATCGTGCCACGCAGAATCGGGTGATCCTCGAGCCTGGACACGGTCGCAGCGAGCTCAGGACGCTGCTCGCGGAAGCCCTGCTTGCGTGCTTCGTCAGCGACCTGGTTTTGGTTGTACGTCGCCAGCACAGCAAGATCGCCAACCCGCATGAATTCGGCGACCTCATAGATGAACTTGGGCATGTTCTGCAGACGCATCTCGAACTGCGACGCCTCGTTCGCGTTGCGCAGGACCCGCAGGCGCTGCGCGGGGTCGTCAGTGCCCTCGATCCGGTGGACGAGGACGGCGTAAAGCAGCAAGGTGTCGGTGAGAGAGAACGCCCTGGTGTTGCCTCTCATGGCTCCGAACCGCTCGCAGCAGGCTAGGAACAGGTTAGGGCTGGGCGCGCCGAAGAGGCGAACACCCGATCCATGGGCCGCGGTCGTGAAGAGCGACTCGAAGAAGGTGTCCAGGTCGCGGCCTTTCGGCCAGCGATTGAAGGCGTCGAAGACGAAGTCGAGGTGTTCACCATGTCGCTCGTTGGCGGGAGAGAACAGCAACTCCGCGCGGCGTTCGAGCCGAAGCTGCTCGTCGCCCCTGACGCGCCCTTCGCGCCACTCGCAGACCTCGAGGATGAAGTCGAAGAAGCGCATGAACTCGTCGTCGACGATGTCGTTGTCACCCCGATACGGCCAGAGGAGGTCGGTCCACGGGCCGTCGATCAGCTCGCCGAACTCGGCGGTGCGGCCGGTGTGCTCGATGACCTGACCGAAGTGGGCCTTGAATGCCTCGAAGGCGGTAAGCGGCTTACCGCGTGAGTTCATCTTGATATAGAGGTCGTCGACAGCCCCCATATCCGCAACCGGCAGCAACTGGAACCACACCGCGGGATCGTCGGCATCCGTCAGTGCCGCCCATGCAGCCATGGGGTCGGCATCTGCGAGGCGGGCCGCGATCGCGTCGATCATGACAAGCATCGCTTCGACGGTCGGGTCGAACCGCCATAGGTGGAGGTACCAGCTCTGATCGGTGATCCAGACCGACGGCGGACCCGCCAGGTCTGCTGCCGGCGGGTTGGCCACCAGTTGCTCGCAGAATCGCCGCGCGCTCGGCCGCGTCGCATAGGTGAAGTGGGTCCATGGGTGCGACGCTTCGAGAGTACCCGTGCGGAATGCGAGGTACCAGTGCAGCAGGAAGAGCGTGGTCAGCCGTTGCTGCCCGTCGAGGGGCTCGAACTTGCCGTGGCGCACCTCGCCATACACGAAGTCAAGACCGACAGGGGGGCCGGATGTCACGGCCGTGTACAGCGAGTCCAAGAACATATCCCGCACGTACTTGGCGTCAGGGCGGCCCTGCGCGTAGTCGCGCTGGATGAGCGGGATCTCGATCGAAGCGACCCGGGGTGCGTCTGCGTTGAGGACCCGAAACATGCCGACGAACGACGTTGGGTAGCCCTTCACAGCGTGATCTCCTCTTCGTCCTCACTGGTGCTTCCCGGCCGATCCTCGAGGAGGTACGGCGCTAGCACGGTCTGCATGGCGGCGAGGTAGCCGTCGCGGTCGCGCGGTCCCCAAAAGTGAAGTTGTGCTCCCGCGTCTGTGTAGTACTTCAGGAAGGCGTTTCGGGTGCAGACAGGGATGTATGCGCCGTTGCGGTCTAGCGCGATCACCCGTCGGCGCTTCACCTCGAAGACCGAGTTGTTGAGGACGCTGTTGTCTGTGCTGGCGAGCAGCGCGAGGTTGGTGATCGAGTCCACCTCGCTGTGCTCGGTCGAGCCCGGGTCGTCCGGATCGACCGTATCGGCGGCGTCGGAGAACAGTTGGGTGATCTCTTGGTGCAGCGCCTCGAACTTCTCGGCGGTGATGGTCGGCACTGCGATGTCGATCCGGGACTTGATATCGGCCAACGATTGCGTGGAGAGGTCTAGAGCATCCAGGGCATCCCTGTGCTCTTTCAGCCATGTAGTCCATTGGTCGACGGTGTTGAGACCCTGTGAGTTCTGGGCGTGGATGTGCTCGCGTGACCAGAGGCGCTGAGCGTGTGCGTCGAAGGAGTAGCGCTCGGAGGAGTTCGTGTTGCGGCGCACGGTCTCGGCGTTCATCAGAAGCAGCACGCGGGACGTCTTGGTCGACTGGTACGTGAGTGCGGCGAGGTCGTTAGCCGACAGCCTCAGGCTGTCGCGGATCTGGCGGTCGAGCCTTGCGTGGAACTCGGTCTTCGTCGTGCCGCGCGCATCCCTGACGAGCGCACTGAACGTGGCTCGGCGTGCAGCCACGAGGTAGCCGATCTTGTGGAACAGATCGCGGTCGTCGTGCCACCCCAAGATGAGGGAATGCAGGTCAACCACCCGGTCCCAGAGGGCTTGGCCGTCCTTGACGATGAGAGGGCGGAGCGTTTCGAACGTGCGAAAGGCGGGCCGGACGTGCCAGTCGTGTACGTTGTCGTCCTCGGCATCGGCCAGCGTGTCCAGGAGAAGGCTGATGCGGGTTGCGCCGCCATCCGGCTGGCCGGTCGCGAACGCCCACACTTGGGGCGCCCGGAGGTCGCGTTCGATGCTGTCCCATTGCGCTGCGGTTTCGAACTGCCGCTCGACACGCGACAGGAGGAACGCCTTAACGAGTTCGGCGTCGGTGAGCGGAATCTGCCCTATGTTAAGGCGCGTGAACAGGGTGCGAGAGTCGAACTCCTCGGTGCTGGGTGCCTCGTACCAGATCACACGCACCGACTCAGTTAGGCCTTCATAGAGCTTCATCGCTGCGGTTGTGGGGTTTGGCCTGCTCGCAAACCAGGCGTCGATACATTGCGACGCCGCGTAGATATGGAAGTAGTCGATGTTCTCCAGACTTCCGTCCTCGGTCGGGTTGTCGAGATAGGTGGCGCTGCCCGGCCTCGTTTCGTAGCTGAGCGAGTACGGCAGTTCGGTAAACGGCAGGTAGCGTTTAATGGCTCGGAGGATCAGATACAGCGTTGTGAGCCTCTGCTGGCCATCGACCAGTTCCGAACGGTCGCCTCCTGCAAGTTGCTTCACGACGACGGGTTGAAGGTAGTAGTCGCCCCCGGCAGCCTCGGTGATGTCGTCGAGGAGCAGCCTTACCTCCTGCTCGCCCCAGCGATAGCCGCGCTGGTAGGCAGGGATGAAGAACTCGCCAGAGATCGATCCGACGGTGCGTGGTTCGAGGGTCGCGGTCGTAGCCTTCACCTCCGTCAACGTAGCGGACCCGCCACTTGCGAAGAGCCGCTTTGTGCTGCGCGACACCGTCGATGCCATCGAGGAGTTCCGTGCGGCGGGCAAGCGGGTGCTCGTCCACTGCGTGGCGGCGCACAACCGCACTCCAGCCCTGGCCCGCGCCTACGCCACACGGAGGCTCGGGGTGGCAGCGAGCTTCGCGGCATACGAGCCCCTGGGCCTGCCCGACCCGCTTCGACGGGGTGCTCTCTGGCGGGCCGCCAACCTCGGAGCTGACGTCGATTCAGGCGACCGTACGTGAAGGGTTCAGTGCGCGTCTCGTTCAGGCCGTGACCTGCGCAGCCCGTCCCTGATCGCAGCCTGGGCCGCAACGTCCGACTCGTTGTAGCGGGACAGCCACTCGATCGCCGCGGCCGCATCTTCGCCGCCGCCGCGGGCCACTTCGATCCGGACTTGGGACTCGGCGCCGCCGGCGTCGTCCACCGCCCAGCGGAACCCGAAGATCGGAGCAACCACCTTGATGGACGCTCCGTCGCGCGGAAAGAAGTGCTTCGTATACCAGGCGTGCAGGTCGAGGGCGTGGCGCTCGAGGAGGGCGTGCACCGCGGGGTGGTTGCTGGTCCGGCTGCGCTCCGGGTGCGACCAGTGGAAGACCGTGACGGACTTCCCCGCCGCCTCGGCCTCCGAGATCACTCGACCGAGCCGTGTGGCGAATTCCTGCGCCAGGTCGGCGGCGCCATCGTCATCGAGCGGGGCGTAGGAGAGGACCGGGTCGAAGACAGCGGTGGACTCGTCCTGGCCCTGCCTGACCCGCAGGCCCCAGAGGTAGATCCTGCCTTCGAGGTCCCACTCGATGTCGAAGTCCACCTCGACGTCCGCGGACGGGACCTGCGGCCAGTCCTCGTGCGGCTCGAACGCGACGCCGGACAAGGCCATCCGCGCGCGCCGCACCAGCGCGCTGTACTTCTGCTGTGCCCTCCCCCCGGGTTGGGTGTCACGAGGCGACCATGGCTCAGGGGGATCGTCGCCGGCGGTGGCGAGATCGGCGACCGTGGTCAGGCCCAGGTCGTACAGGTACCGCCACTGTTGCGCGGTGGGGAGGCCGGTCCGGATCGCGAACGACGCGTCCTCCGGCCCAGCGACTTGGACGCAGTACTCCTCCCACACGCAGCGAGCGCATTCGGTGACGTGGAACGGCCGCACGATCTCGTCGCCCGCTCTCGCGGTCTCGGCCACCTGCAGACGGAACGCGAACTCGTGGTCGTAGCGCTCCAACAGGCTGCGCTTCGCTCGCCCGGACTCGGTGCTGGCAGAGAAGGTGTCCTTCCGCGGCGCGTTCAGCTCGTACCAGACGACGAGCCACGGATCGCCCCCCAGATCGGAGTAGTCGGACGAGCCGATGATCCCGCCCATCACGTAGTCATCGCCGGCATGGAGCCCCAGCGCCTGGAGCATCCGTGTGTAGTGAGCGAGCTGGAGCCCGTCATCCTCCATCGACCGAGTCGCATCCGACAGGCCGACCTGCTTCCATCGGCGCGATGGTTCAGCCAGCGACGACACCCATACGGCACGGCGAGCGGAGTCCTGGCGCGTCCCGTGCAGCTTCACATCCACCGGCACGTACCCCTCCCCCATCAGCACGAGCAGGTCCGGAGCCCCGACCATCGCCCCCGCGCGCGGAAGGCGCCCGTTGACGATCAGCGGCACTCCAGAATGCATCGCCGCCAAGGTGGCCTCCGTATTGGCGTCCCAGCCGTCATCGTCGGACATCACGACCGCGCCGGCGGCCTCCCCGAGGCGGGCATTCACCAGGGTTTCGAACGCGTTCCCTGCGTCGAAGAGCGTCTGGGTCGCCGCGTCCACGGCGGGCCTTGGCGGAGAGTTCGGCGAAAAATCGTTGTGCACTGCACGGGCACAGCGTTTCGCCGGGTACCCCCCAAGCAGGACTTGGGCCCGCTCGGTGCCATCCTCACCC
This is a stretch of genomic DNA from Terracoccus luteus. It encodes these proteins:
- a CDS encoding DUF262 domain-containing protein, which produces MKGYPTSFVGMFRVLNADAPRVASIEIPLIQRDYAQGRPDAKYVRDMFLDSLYTAVTSGPPVGLDFVYGEVRHGKFEPLDGQQRLTTLFLLHWYLAFRTGTLEASHPWTHFTYATRPSARRFCEQLVANPPAADLAGPPSVWITDQSWYLHLWRFDPTVEAMLVMIDAIAARLADADPMAAWAALTDADDPAVWFQLLPVADMGAVDDLYIKMNSRGKPLTAFEAFKAHFGQVIEHTGRTAEFGELIDGPWTDLLWPYRGDNDIVDDEFMRFFDFILEVCEWREGRVRGDEQLRLERRAELLFSPANERHGEHLDFVFDAFNRWPKGRDLDTFFESLFTTAAHGSGVRLFGAPSPNLFLACCERFGAMRGNTRAFSLTDTLLLYAVLVHRIEGTDDPAQRLRVLRNANEASQFEMRLQNMPKFIYEVAEFMRVGDLAVLATYNQNQVADEARKQGFREQRPELAATVSRLEDHPILRGTMAAFELDEALPTRAETFEQAFAPSAWSRLTAALVATGPYQRDYPKSDYHLFGSPTAESVWRTLLVDRGDRASLSRTGGVVTQLLDDLAEGVGSTTQRMDEVISAFIERRGASADFDWRYYLARYDCMREGRSGIYYGADHALGYEMTMLDKTVQRSYYRDPYLYAIWREAGSPAEVKDPWFYGYSTTPRWMQFKRSGVGLRSIKAGIALKSGLDEYGRALELILDSRLDLVATEGGHVVVIPQKAVEGAVVDTRDRVQVGAELVIDLVAAGL
- a CDS encoding ribonuclease H-like domain-containing protein; its protein translation is MDAATQTLFDAGNAFETLVNARLGEAAGAVVMSDDDGWDANTEATLAAMHSGVPLIVNGRLPRAGAMVGAPDLLVLMGEGYVPVDVKLHGTRQDSARRAVWVSSLAEPSRRWKQVGLSDATRSMEDDGLQLAHYTRMLQALGLHAGDDYVMGGIIGSSDYSDLGGDPWLVVWYELNAPRKDTFSASTESGRAKRSLLERYDHEFAFRLQVAETARAGDEIVRPFHVTECARCVWEEYCVQVAGPEDASFAIRTGLPTAQQWRYLYDLGLTTVADLATAGDDPPEPWSPRDTQPGGRAQQKYSALVRRARMALSGVAFEPHEDWPQVPSADVEVDFDIEWDLEGRIYLWGLRVRQGQDESTAVFDPVLSYAPLDDDGAADLAQEFATRLGRVISEAEAAGKSVTVFHWSHPERSRTSNHPAVHALLERHALDLHAWYTKHFFPRDGASIKVVAPIFGFRWAVDDAGGAESQVRIEVARGGGEDAAAAIEWLSRYNESDVAAQAAIRDGLRRSRPERDAH
- a CDS encoding DUF262 domain-containing protein, which encodes MKATTATLEPRTVGSISGEFFIPAYQRGYRWGEQEVRLLLDDITEAAGGDYYLQPVVVKQLAGGDRSELVDGQQRLTTLYLILRAIKRYLPFTELPYSLSYETRPGSATYLDNPTEDGSLENIDYFHIYAASQCIDAWFASRPNPTTAAMKLYEGLTESVRVIWYEAPSTEEFDSRTLFTRLNIGQIPLTDAELVKAFLLSRVERQFETAAQWDSIERDLRAPQVWAFATGQPDGGATRISLLLDTLADAEDDNVHDWHVRPAFRTFETLRPLIVKDGQALWDRVVDLHSLILGWHDDRDLFHKIGYLVAARRATFSALVRDARGTTKTEFHARLDRQIRDSLRLSANDLAALTYQSTKTSRVLLLMNAETVRRNTNSSERYSFDAHAQRLWSREHIHAQNSQGLNTVDQWTTWLKEHRDALDALDLSTQSLADIKSRIDIAVPTITAEKFEALHQEITQLFSDAADTVDPDDPGSTEHSEVDSITNLALLASTDNSVLNNSVFEVKRRRVIALDRNGAYIPVCTRNAFLKYYTDAGAQLHFWGPRDRDGYLAAMQTVLAPYLLEDRPGSTSEDEEEITL